Proteins co-encoded in one Bacillus paramycoides genomic window:
- a CDS encoding polyphosphate kinase 2 family protein, whose translation MENGYLAKVDVTKRIESKSKYNKKLEKYQRRLLALQQIVKEEKIAVMLVMEGWDAAGKGGAIKRVTEHLDPRGFQVNPIGAPAPHEKRYHYLQRFWRKLPQYGQITIFDRSWYGRVLVERVEGFATKEEWTRAYDEINDFEKLLTDDYYIIGKFFYHISKDEQLKRFKDRENNPLKRWKITDEDWRNREKWDEYVEAMEDMFEKTNKSNAKWEIIASNDKLYARLKTLKVIISLIEDYLVEHNIELPSYYYEIKEGKTESFETNQDEVVK comes from the coding sequence ATGGAAAATGGATATCTTGCTAAAGTAGATGTAACGAAAAGAATTGAATCGAAATCTAAGTACAATAAGAAATTAGAAAAATATCAAAGGCGCTTATTAGCATTGCAGCAAATTGTAAAAGAAGAAAAAATTGCAGTTATGCTCGTTATGGAAGGCTGGGATGCGGCTGGAAAAGGCGGTGCGATTAAGCGAGTGACGGAACACCTTGATCCGCGCGGGTTTCAAGTAAATCCAATTGGAGCACCAGCACCTCATGAAAAACGGTATCATTACTTGCAACGTTTCTGGCGGAAACTACCTCAGTACGGGCAAATTACTATTTTTGATCGCTCATGGTACGGCCGTGTGTTAGTTGAGCGCGTTGAAGGTTTTGCTACAAAGGAAGAGTGGACGAGAGCGTATGATGAGATTAATGATTTTGAAAAACTATTAACAGATGATTATTATATAATTGGGAAGTTCTTCTATCATATTAGTAAAGATGAACAGTTAAAGAGGTTTAAGGATAGAGAGAACAATCCTTTGAAAAGATGGAAAATTACAGATGAAGATTGGCGTAACCGTGAAAAATGGGACGAGTATGTTGAAGCAATGGAAGACATGTTTGAAAAAACAAATAAATCAAATGCAAAATGGGAAATTATCGCAAGTAACGATAAATTATACGCTCGATTGAAAACGTTGAAAGTGATTATTTCATTAATTGAGGATTACCTTGTAGAACATAATATAGAATTACCTTCTTATTATTATGAAATAAAAGAGGGAAAGACAGAAAGCTTTGAAACGAATCAAGATGAAGTTGTAAAATAG
- a CDS encoding PadR family transcriptional regulator, whose product MKGRDVVLGLLMGKEMSGYDIKIVFEDVFTHFFDGSFGMIYPTLRQLEKEGKIKKEVVMQEGKPNKKMYFITDEGREEFYQYMQTDVEKDVLRSDFLMRMYFGNYSNDKAIKKWIEDEIEKKEAYITDLRLKYEKWRNGITFVEEISLDVGIASYSAQVETLKRKLEQLEVKEHNKMEE is encoded by the coding sequence TTGAAGGGAAGAGATGTTGTTTTAGGTTTGTTAATGGGAAAAGAAATGTCTGGTTATGATATTAAAATTGTGTTTGAAGACGTATTTACTCACTTTTTTGATGGGAGTTTTGGAATGATTTATCCAACGTTACGTCAGTTGGAAAAAGAGGGGAAAATAAAAAAAGAAGTTGTTATGCAAGAAGGGAAACCAAATAAGAAAATGTACTTTATTACAGATGAAGGGCGTGAAGAGTTTTATCAATACATGCAAACAGATGTAGAGAAAGATGTTTTACGTTCAGATTTTTTAATGAGGATGTATTTCGGTAATTATAGCAATGATAAGGCAATTAAAAAATGGATTGAAGATGAAATTGAAAAGAAAGAAGCATACATTACGGATCTTCGCTTGAAATATGAAAAGTGGAGAAACGGTATTACTTTTGTCGAGGAAATTTCACTCGATGTAGGTATTGCATCTTATAGTGCTCAAGTAGAGACATTGAAAAGAAAACTAGAACAACTAGAAGTAAAAGAACACAATAAAATGGAAGAATGA
- a CDS encoding MFS transporter codes for MQQSKGIKIVFLMCLGIFLCMIDTTIMNIALPAIQTSVNTSLEKMSWVLNVYTMTIAVLAIPLGRIADIFGKAKMYILGLIIFGGGSVLCAFANIGDFLIFSRFIQSVGAAILFPTSMIIGVSAMPLAKRHVALAILGVTQGLSAAMGPVIGGIITQNFGWRWVFFVNVPICILGIILCCFMLQIKNEERIISKIDWIGLLLSSTAIFSFTLILVKGNTWGWQSNIALFCYAISTISLILFVLVERKIHNPMVNLNLFKDRMFVGASIVVILSNLFLIGVTVLLPTFLTKIQGRTEIEAAFLVTPISAMIFFVSPAAATLIKKLGKVTIILSGFLVMGLSYYWLQMIDVNSTNIEIIIPCVILGVGYGLVVGPITVLSASSFEGELLTASQSVVSMLRQVGIVLAVAIFVSNLTHNLTINKENVYRYAEEKVRNIHVSSAEQVEILQVTKEKIENQSIETNVEKHQNETFVGFNKEKKDEQIHQKVAEVLREVPVEFRDVKREEVMSQVTNEVEKQEESIKKEIRAFSNDVNHYAKNQMAMSFTDLYKASVPIILVFALVSLLFWEGKALSKKRGERVVGGV; via the coding sequence ATGCAGCAATCAAAGGGGATTAAGATTGTCTTTTTAATGTGCTTAGGTATATTTCTTTGTATGATTGATACGACAATTATGAATATAGCTTTACCAGCGATACAAACGAGTGTAAATACTTCATTGGAAAAGATGTCTTGGGTATTAAATGTTTATACAATGACAATAGCAGTACTCGCTATCCCGCTAGGGCGGATAGCTGATATTTTTGGGAAAGCAAAGATGTATATTCTTGGTTTGATTATTTTTGGCGGCGGGTCAGTACTTTGTGCTTTTGCTAATATAGGCGATTTTCTTATCTTTTCTCGCTTTATACAAAGTGTAGGGGCAGCGATTTTATTTCCAACTAGTATGATAATTGGTGTATCTGCAATGCCGTTAGCTAAGAGGCATGTTGCACTTGCAATTTTAGGCGTAACACAAGGATTGTCAGCTGCGATGGGACCAGTAATAGGTGGAATTATTACGCAAAATTTCGGTTGGAGATGGGTGTTCTTCGTTAATGTTCCAATTTGTATTCTTGGAATCATTTTATGCTGCTTTATGCTACAAATAAAAAATGAAGAACGTATTATCTCAAAAATAGATTGGATAGGATTGCTATTAAGTAGCACAGCAATTTTTTCTTTTACTCTCATATTAGTAAAAGGCAATACATGGGGATGGCAAAGTAATATAGCTTTGTTTTGTTATGCAATTAGCACTATTTCTCTTATTCTATTTGTTTTAGTAGAACGAAAGATTCATAATCCGATGGTGAATTTAAATTTATTTAAAGATCGAATGTTTGTCGGAGCATCTATAGTTGTCATATTAAGTAATTTATTTTTAATTGGAGTTACTGTATTGCTTCCGACGTTCTTGACGAAAATACAAGGCCGAACGGAAATTGAGGCAGCTTTTTTAGTGACACCTATTTCAGCAATGATATTTTTTGTCTCACCAGCTGCAGCAACTTTAATTAAAAAACTCGGAAAAGTAACTATTATTTTGTCAGGCTTTCTTGTTATGGGCTTATCTTATTATTGGTTGCAAATGATTGATGTTAATTCAACAAATATAGAAATTATTATTCCATGTGTGATATTAGGTGTTGGGTATGGTTTAGTAGTAGGTCCAATTACAGTTTTAAGTGCTTCTTCGTTTGAAGGGGAGTTATTAACTGCTTCTCAAAGTGTTGTATCAATGTTGCGGCAAGTAGGTATTGTTTTAGCGGTCGCCATATTTGTATCTAACTTAACTCATAATTTAACTATAAATAAAGAGAATGTATATCGTTATGCAGAAGAAAAAGTTCGTAATATTCATGTGAGTAGTGCCGAGCAAGTTGAGATATTACAAGTAACAAAAGAAAAAATAGAGAATCAAAGTATAGAAACAAATGTCGAAAAGCATCAAAATGAAACATTTGTAGGGTTCAATAAAGAGAAAAAAGATGAACAAATTCACCAAAAAGTGGCTGAGGTATTAAGAGAAGTTCCAGTAGAATTTAGAGATGTAAAAAGAGAAGAAGTAATGAGTCAAGTGACAAATGAAGTTGAAAAACAAGAGGAAAGTATAAAGAAAGAAATACGCGCATTTTCGAATGATGTAAATCATTATGCTAAGAATCAGATGGCTATGAGTTTTACAGATTTATATAAAGCGAGTGTGCCAATTATTTTAGTTTTTGCTTTAGTGAGTTTGTTATTTTGGGAAGGAAAGGCTTTGAGTAAAAAGAGAGGGGAAAGAGTTGTAGGGGGAGTGTAA